Proteins from a single region of Paenibacillus sp. BIHB 4019:
- a CDS encoding ketoacyl-ACP synthase III, which translates to MTISTLVQSHAAVTAIGTYVPDRILSNPDLEKLVDTSDEWIFQRTGIRERRIAGEQQYASDLAIEAVRDLIHRYNKSVHDVDYIIVATSTPDAFVPSVASRVQASFGMKGCGNADLQAACAGFTSALQMANGLLLSKLCRKILIIGTETLSRATDYTDRTTCILFGDGAGAMLVETLETGADLSSASAAASTLPAGNILASNASTDGEQGHHVYRSSLAPHIGSFELSQNTMLVQNGREVYRWALSRVATGVQELLDGSGHTAQTIDWFVPHNANQRIIDALCERIGFEEQQALSSIEHYGNTSAASIPLALDAAVKDGRVKPGHLLLLYGFGGGLTQSGVIMRWSI; encoded by the coding sequence ATGACCATTTCCACTCTCGTACAATCCCATGCAGCAGTAACGGCTATCGGCACTTATGTACCTGATCGCATTTTAAGCAATCCAGATTTAGAAAAGCTTGTAGATACTTCGGATGAATGGATTTTTCAACGTACAGGCATCCGCGAGCGCCGAATAGCTGGAGAACAGCAATATGCCAGCGATTTGGCCATTGAAGCTGTTCGCGATTTAATCCACAGATATAATAAATCCGTTCATGATGTCGACTACATCATCGTTGCAACTTCCACACCGGATGCTTTCGTCCCCAGTGTAGCTTCACGAGTGCAAGCCTCGTTCGGCATGAAGGGCTGCGGAAACGCTGATTTGCAAGCCGCTTGCGCCGGCTTCACGTCTGCCCTGCAAATGGCCAATGGCCTGCTGCTCTCCAAGCTATGCCGCAAAATTTTAATAATTGGCACCGAAACCCTTTCGCGCGCTACCGACTATACAGACCGGACGACCTGCATTTTATTCGGCGATGGCGCCGGTGCCATGCTCGTTGAAACGCTGGAGACGGGAGCCGATTTAAGCAGTGCGTCTGCCGCTGCTTCCACACTGCCTGCTGGCAACATACTCGCTTCAAATGCGAGCACCGATGGTGAGCAGGGGCATCACGTATACCGCAGCAGCCTGGCGCCACACATCGGCAGCTTCGAGCTTTCCCAAAATACGATGCTCGTCCAAAATGGCCGGGAAGTGTATCGCTGGGCATTGAGCCGCGTAGCAACAGGCGTTCAAGAGCTGCTGGACGGCAGCGGCCACACCGCTCAGACGATTGACTGGTTCGTTCCGCACAATGCCAATCAGCGAATTATAGATGCTTTATGCGAACGTATCGGTTTTGAAGAGCAGCAGGCGCTGTCCAGCATTGAGCATTATGGCAACACCTCTGCCGCTTCCATTCCGCTTGCGCTGGATGCAGCCGTCAAAGACGGCAGAGTGAAGCCCGGTCATCTGCTGCTGTTATATGGTTTTGGAGGCGGACTTACGCAATCTGGCGTTATTATGCGGTGGTCTATTTAA
- a CDS encoding glycosyltransferase, whose amino-acid sequence MQSPVVSVIIPVMNERATIRRVIREAAGVHPRTEVIVVANGSTDGSAEIARRAGARVLRYEKALGHDVGRSVGARAALGEVLLFVDGDMVISTAKMRHFVYAVLHRGVDAALNDYTGPVDKTAVHSVVLAKHTLNIVLERPDLKGASFTAVPHAISRQCLSLIGAEALCVPPLAHARAIRFGLKVEAVHTVNVGKINRRRPQRERRSPLEHLIVGDHLEAIHWLITQSNERGGFEDYRRCREFAL is encoded by the coding sequence ATGCAGTCTCCAGTCGTATCCGTTATTATTCCCGTTATGAATGAACGGGCTACCATCCGAAGGGTCATAAGGGAGGCGGCGGGTGTCCATCCCCGGACTGAAGTTATCGTCGTTGCAAATGGCTCGACGGATGGTTCAGCCGAAATTGCCAGGCGAGCAGGGGCACGAGTGCTCCGTTATGAAAAGGCGCTTGGCCATGATGTTGGACGAAGCGTTGGAGCGCGGGCTGCCCTAGGTGAAGTGTTGCTGTTTGTGGATGGTGATATGGTCATCAGCACCGCAAAAATGCGGCATTTTGTCTATGCAGTACTGCATCGCGGAGTAGATGCTGCTTTAAATGATTATACCGGCCCTGTGGACAAAACCGCTGTGCACAGCGTCGTGCTTGCGAAGCACACGCTCAATATTGTGCTGGAACGCCCAGATTTGAAAGGAGCTTCCTTCACAGCAGTCCCCCATGCCATAAGCAGGCAATGCCTGTCTCTAATCGGAGCAGAGGCGCTGTGCGTCCCGCCGCTTGCCCACGCGAGAGCGATTCGGTTTGGTTTGAAGGTTGAAGCTGTGCATACGGTCAATGTTGGCAAAATAAACAGGCGCAGGCCGCAGCGCGAACGGCGCAGCCCGCTGGAGCATCTCATTGTGGGGGATCATTTGGAAGCGATCCACTGGCTCATTACACAATCTAATGAACGTGGCGGCTTTGAGGATTACCGTCGCTGTCGCGAGTTTGCGCTTTAG
- a CDS encoding MFS transporter, producing the protein MQLKWQKTFAIIFSGQIFSILTSSMVQFSVIWHLTQTSGSASVLMIAGLAGFLPQAVLGSFIGVWLDRWNRKLTMIIADSAIAFFSLVLGVYFFFGEPSLAFVYVILMVRSAASAFHGPSFQAAIPLLAPADQLTRVAGWQQMVYSFSSIIGPALGIAVYSATSLGAVLLLDVAGALIANVMLLFIKIHQPKPEATQAPSFIKEFKLGWDAFIQVKPVIVITLATAIFSTVFMPLATLFPYMTLSHFGRGGYSASIVEAIFGIGMIAGGVLLSVVASKWKDITYMSLSLAVIGLTCLLSGVFNKEAFILFVIVSFFMGAAAPFFHGPYMAMIQRAFDPSMLGRVISLVTSVMMFSSPIGLALAGPVVDKYGVQAWFFWSGLVIILTSAVLFALFQRMRVEQPAVLEGE; encoded by the coding sequence ATGCAGCTTAAATGGCAAAAAACGTTCGCGATTATTTTTAGTGGACAAATCTTTTCTATATTGACAAGTTCAATGGTGCAGTTTTCGGTGATTTGGCATTTGACGCAAACGTCGGGGTCCGCTTCGGTTTTAATGATAGCGGGATTGGCAGGATTTTTGCCACAGGCTGTTTTAGGCTCCTTTATTGGGGTATGGCTGGACCGTTGGAACCGTAAACTGACGATGATTATAGCCGATAGTGCGATCGCCTTTTTTAGTTTGGTTTTAGGCGTGTATTTCTTTTTTGGAGAACCGAGCTTAGCGTTTGTCTATGTAATATTAATGGTTCGTTCTGCCGCTTCTGCATTCCATGGGCCATCCTTTCAAGCGGCCATTCCATTATTGGCGCCTGCTGATCAATTGACACGTGTGGCGGGCTGGCAGCAGATGGTGTATTCCTTTTCCAGTATAATCGGGCCGGCGCTTGGCATTGCTGTTTATTCAGCAACCTCGCTGGGAGCGGTGCTATTGCTTGATGTGGCTGGTGCGCTTATTGCAAATGTCATGTTATTGTTTATTAAAATTCATCAGCCAAAGCCGGAGGCGACACAAGCCCCCTCCTTTATCAAAGAGTTTAAGCTGGGCTGGGATGCTTTCATTCAAGTAAAGCCCGTAATTGTGATTACGTTGGCTACTGCTATTTTCTCCACCGTGTTTATGCCTTTGGCGACTTTGTTTCCTTATATGACGTTGTCTCATTTCGGGCGTGGGGGCTACAGTGCAAGCATCGTTGAAGCGATTTTTGGCATTGGCATGATTGCGGGTGGCGTGCTGCTGTCGGTAGTCGCTTCAAAATGGAAGGACATTACCTATATGAGCCTGAGCTTGGCTGTAATTGGCCTGACCTGTTTGCTTAGCGGTGTGTTCAACAAGGAGGCGTTCATACTGTTCGTCATTGTGTCGTTCTTTATGGGAGCGGCAGCGCCCTTCTTCCATGGGCCATATATGGCGATGATCCAAAGGGCATTTGACCCTTCGATGCTGGGACGTGTGATTTCTCTCGTCACAAGCGTAATGATGTTCTCTTCGCCAATTGGGCTGGCATTAGCAGGACCTGTTGTCGATAAGTATGGCGTGCAGGCATGGTTTTTCTGGTCGGGGCTTGTTATTATTTTGACCTCAGCTGTCCTATTTGCCTTGTTCCAGCGCATGCGGGTGGAGCAGCCTGCGGTTTTGGAGGGGGAGTAA
- a CDS encoding glycosyltransferase yields MAKRSALRQRQVPPTEVELGRAAGYHAGWGDGYWIGQCESVISRIPPVVGVWPVHVMYVSTGKGFPYSPLDEAVAATLSGMVAQLTVVKTGEPVAEIAAQVRPDYVIVLDGLQFDIAQIDAMRALGIRTAIWFTDDPYYADITTTLAPHYDTVFTLDRNCVALYQERGCANVHYLPFCVMPAQFRPMNPQRSKRKEISFIGSGYLNRVQYFNEAASYLATKDTLISGIWWDRLENFDRLRSKINLGEWMTPQDTALAYNASKIVINMHRAYDDALFNSNSLGIMASSPNPRTFEISACAVLQLTDVREDLASFYTPGLEIVTYESPQEMVEKLDYYLNHENERKEIAIRGMHRTLSEHTYAHRLHAMLSILFS; encoded by the coding sequence ATGGCTAAACGATCGGCTTTGCGGCAAAGGCAGGTCCCGCCTACTGAAGTGGAACTAGGAAGAGCTGCAGGCTACCATGCAGGCTGGGGGGACGGTTATTGGATTGGCCAATGCGAATCAGTAATAAGCCGTATCCCTCCAGTAGTAGGAGTATGGCCTGTACATGTCATGTACGTGTCCACAGGAAAGGGATTTCCTTATTCGCCGCTTGATGAAGCGGTAGCCGCTACATTATCGGGAATGGTCGCTCAGCTAACTGTCGTGAAGACGGGGGAGCCAGTAGCAGAAATCGCCGCGCAAGTTCGTCCGGACTATGTTATTGTGCTGGATGGGCTGCAGTTTGATATAGCGCAAATTGATGCCATGCGCGCTTTAGGCATTCGCACAGCTATCTGGTTTACAGATGACCCTTATTACGCGGATATCACGACAACGCTTGCCCCGCATTATGATACCGTGTTTACGCTTGATCGAAATTGTGTAGCGCTTTATCAGGAACGCGGTTGTGCCAATGTGCATTATTTGCCGTTCTGCGTCATGCCTGCCCAATTCAGGCCGATGAACCCGCAGCGCAGCAAACGCAAGGAGATCAGCTTCATCGGCTCGGGCTATTTGAACAGAGTTCAATATTTTAACGAGGCGGCTTCCTATCTGGCCACCAAAGATACTCTCATATCGGGGATATGGTGGGATCGGCTGGAAAATTTCGATAGGCTGCGATCTAAAATCAATCTTGGAGAATGGATGACCCCGCAGGATACGGCGCTTGCTTATAATGCGTCCAAAATCGTCATCAATATGCACCGTGCTTATGATGATGCCTTATTTAACAGCAATAGTCTAGGAATAATGGCGTCATCGCCAAATCCGCGCACGTTTGAAATTTCAGCCTGTGCTGTACTCCAGCTAACGGATGTGCGGGAAGATTTGGCCTCTTTCTACACGCCGGGTTTGGAAATTGTAACGTATGAATCTCCGCAGGAAATGGTGGAAAAGCTGGACTATTATTTAAATCATGAAAATGAACGCAAGGAAATTGCCATTCGCGGCATGCATCGCACGCTGAGCGAGCATACTTATGCCCATAGGCTGCATGCGATGCTGTCCATTTTATTTTCATAA
- a CDS encoding glycosyltransferase → MVARKNNSRKQVRQSGYETGFHTGWRDGACEAVSGLLPQPELTPVPMRMLYIPQGFEAIDTGLIEALQASVTELHVGSAEQLAEQAAAISPDIVLVMNGLHTFPDNHLQQIGEVKQRGIRTAVWFVDDPYMTEKTVIAAPHYDVVLTHELGTVELYRSIGCTNVHYLPLAVHAGLYRPQRTDSAFASDVCFIGQGFWNRIGLLDAISERLLAKRRKIFLSGGLWERLAAYKRLQPFIHTDWLSAEQTIPYYNSAKIVINIHRTTEVGSDNFNALQSPGRSINPRTFEIAACGAFQLTDIREDLPYYYTPGQEIETFQDAEELAAKIDFYLENEEARSRIAVNGLRRTLRDHTFRSRTVQLLQLFMREGEPNG, encoded by the coding sequence ATGGTGGCCAGAAAAAATAATTCCCGCAAGCAAGTACGGCAAAGTGGGTATGAAACCGGCTTTCATACCGGCTGGCGAGACGGCGCTTGCGAAGCGGTAAGCGGACTGTTGCCTCAGCCGGAGCTGACGCCTGTTCCAATGCGAATGCTCTATATTCCGCAAGGATTTGAGGCCATTGACACGGGCCTTATTGAGGCGCTGCAAGCGAGTGTAACCGAGCTTCATGTCGGAAGCGCAGAACAGCTTGCCGAGCAAGCGGCAGCAATTTCCCCCGACATCGTGCTTGTGATGAACGGCCTGCATACTTTTCCAGACAATCATCTGCAGCAGATCGGCGAGGTTAAGCAGCGAGGCATCCGGACAGCGGTATGGTTCGTAGATGATCCTTATATGACGGAGAAGACGGTTATAGCAGCGCCGCATTATGATGTCGTGCTGACGCATGAGCTTGGGACAGTTGAGCTGTATCGCAGCATTGGCTGCACCAATGTACATTATTTGCCTCTGGCGGTGCATGCCGGCTTGTATCGGCCGCAGCGAACGGATTCAGCTTTTGCCAGCGATGTTTGCTTTATTGGGCAAGGATTTTGGAACCGAATCGGGCTTCTTGATGCCATTAGCGAGCGTTTGCTGGCAAAGAGGCGCAAAATCTTTTTGTCCGGGGGGCTATGGGAGCGTTTAGCGGCCTATAAGAGGCTGCAGCCATTTATTCATACCGACTGGTTAAGTGCTGAACAGACGATCCCTTATTATAACAGTGCCAAAATCGTCATTAATATTCATCGAACGACGGAGGTAGGCTCAGACAATTTTAATGCTTTACAAAGCCCGGGGCGCTCAATCAATCCGCGAACGTTTGAGATTGCCGCTTGCGGCGCTTTTCAACTAACGGATATTCGTGAAGACTTGCCGTATTATTACACGCCTGGACAGGAAATTGAGACCTTTCAAGATGCTGAGGAGCTCGCGGCAAAAATTGATTTTTATTTGGAAAATGAGGAAGCCCGCAGCCGGATCGCAGTTAATGGTCTGCGCCGCACGCTGAGGGACCATACATTCCGATCACGTACCGTGCAGTTATTACAGCTTTTTATGAGGGAGGGAGAGCCGAATGGCTAA
- a CDS encoding restriction endonuclease subunit S, with the protein MDREQAYMRMLGATANMQWNVALILEAKAEEAEKARNWICNHVHTGTFPGDRTQLKQTLVVHDQMVETIEGITKMSQGIVSVLKAVLQKDGGESDSSGSDFHFGGGFGGGN; encoded by the coding sequence ATGGACCGAGAGCAAGCCTATATGCGCATGTTGGGCGCTACAGCCAATATGCAGTGGAACGTGGCACTAATTCTGGAAGCGAAAGCGGAGGAAGCGGAGAAGGCCCGCAACTGGATATGCAATCATGTTCATACGGGCACGTTTCCAGGCGACCGTACGCAGCTTAAGCAAACGTTAGTTGTACATGACCAGATGGTCGAGACGATTGAAGGCATTACTAAAATGAGCCAAGGCATCGTATCCGTGCTCAAAGCCGTATTGCAGAAGGATGGAGGGGAAAGCGATTCTTCGGGATCGGATTTCCACTTTGGCGGCGGCTTCGGAGGCGGGAATTGA
- a CDS encoding YhcN/YlaJ family sporulation lipoprotein, translated as MRKTNFLAVLSAGALLSAMLTGCAANQGDLGNKNIRTKMVREDANGNRILNDRFANDHMNEKNYVNGKSIRGNNIVGSHKNYKMEMSEEIAKRIANKHNVKSANVLLTDNNAYVAVSFEDNLKNGDKKLMSRTNSSYMGRDGSNYQRRMNTMSTGENALTHQIKAEIAKEVRKVKPGVDNVYVSANPDFVGRMTSYMTDVRNGHPIQGFLVEFNAMAERLFPANANKIETRGYDGDMNYRSMTDRTDRDNYTNAHRSSPMIYD; from the coding sequence ATGCGTAAAACGAATTTTCTTGCTGTCTTGTCCGCAGGCGCCCTGCTTAGCGCCATGTTGACTGGCTGTGCAGCCAATCAAGGGGATTTGGGAAATAAGAACATTCGCACCAAAATGGTAAGGGAAGATGCAAATGGAAACAGAATATTAAACGATCGTTTCGCAAACGATCATATGAATGAGAAAAACTACGTGAATGGCAAAAGCATCCGGGGCAATAACATTGTAGGTAGTCATAAAAATTATAAAATGGAAATGAGCGAAGAAATTGCGAAACGTATTGCCAATAAGCATAACGTAAAATCCGCAAACGTTTTGCTGACCGATAACAATGCTTATGTGGCGGTATCCTTTGAGGATAATCTCAAAAATGGCGATAAAAAGCTGATGAGCCGCACCAACTCCAGCTATATGGGCCGTGACGGCTCGAATTACCAACGCCGCATGAATACGATGAGCACAGGGGAAAATGCGCTTACCCACCAAATTAAAGCCGAAATTGCCAAGGAAGTCAGAAAGGTGAAGCCAGGTGTAGACAATGTCTACGTATCGGCTAACCCCGATTTTGTCGGCCGTATGACGAGCTACATGACGGATGTTCGCAACGGTCATCCGATCCAAGGCTTCCTAGTCGAATTCAACGCAATGGCTGAGCGCTTGTTCCCGGCCAACGCTAACAAAATCGAAACGCGCGGTTATGATGGCGACATGAACTACCGCAGCATGACCGACCGTACAGACCGCGATAATTATACAAATGCCCACAGAAGCAGCCCGATGATTTACGACTAA
- a CDS encoding nucleoside-diphosphate sugar epimerase, giving the protein MQHIVTEIIEHLSHSNSQMARMLEAKRHVTVRMAEIVKSLPDHQPNFGGVDDLLGESQSLFGSVIAYLNSMAELQETLASQLSYMIKELNPGEEE; this is encoded by the coding sequence ATGCAGCATATCGTAACCGAAATTATTGAGCATTTATCCCATTCCAACAGCCAGATGGCACGAATGCTGGAGGCAAAGCGCCATGTCACGGTACGTATGGCCGAAATTGTGAAAAGCCTCCCCGATCATCAACCGAATTTTGGAGGCGTAGACGATCTGCTCGGGGAATCGCAATCGCTGTTCGGCAGCGTTATTGCTTATTTAAACAGCATGGCTGAGCTGCAGGAGACGCTGGCATCTCAGCTGTCTTATATGATAAAAGAGCTGAACCCGGGCGAGGAAGAATGA
- a CDS encoding glycosyltransferase family 2 protein has product MRRIAARKRPRTTKQSRVRQQASYAQGVEQGYQDGRQAGLTSYNEKFQGTSIIIPSYNQLQYLKLCIESIVDHTDLAYEIIVIDNASTDGTGSYLAQLDGQVRYRVLSENYGFAGAVNRGMMMAKGTMMLILNNDTLVTDNWLDNMLACLNSNPQIGMVGPVTNYIGGEQLIEVPYTNVADMPDFARLNNVPDAKRWQQVERLTGFCLLLRRELWEKIGYFDEGFEIGNFEDDDYNIRVKLLGYSLVIARDSFIHHFGSVSIKALGAQLEEVNNRNLQHYMNKWGNPHELVSVMKHRAAEQPALQAELAALGEAAYYPDSIAVTSLTGRAYWIEGGSRRPVEGEFSGEAVRIGQIDIRRWPLGSPISSEEAHAKWQQMLAMEGSDLHGKTVSGLDGFHYYMQQGLKRKMITEAAFEGWALKARPSVQLTLEQLHAIPEGLPIIPTVKLRQQL; this is encoded by the coding sequence ATGAGAAGAATAGCGGCAAGAAAGCGGCCCCGCACTACAAAACAATCTCGCGTGCGGCAGCAAGCGTCGTATGCCCAAGGTGTCGAGCAAGGCTATCAGGATGGGCGGCAAGCGGGACTTACTAGCTATAATGAAAAGTTTCAAGGAACGAGCATCATTATCCCGAGCTATAATCAGCTCCAATATTTGAAGCTGTGCATTGAAAGTATTGTAGACCATACGGACCTTGCTTATGAGATTATCGTCATTGACAATGCTTCGACCGATGGGACGGGAAGCTATTTGGCCCAGCTTGATGGGCAGGTGCGCTACCGGGTTTTAAGCGAAAACTATGGCTTCGCTGGGGCAGTCAACAGAGGCATGATGATGGCTAAAGGCACGATGATGCTTATATTGAACAATGATACACTCGTAACCGACAATTGGCTGGACAATATGTTGGCCTGCTTGAACAGCAATCCGCAAATTGGCATGGTCGGGCCTGTCACCAATTATATTGGCGGGGAGCAGCTGATAGAGGTTCCCTATACGAACGTGGCGGATATGCCGGACTTTGCTAGACTTAATAATGTGCCAGATGCCAAACGCTGGCAGCAGGTTGAACGGCTGACGGGCTTCTGCCTATTGCTCCGCAGAGAACTGTGGGAGAAAATTGGCTATTTTGATGAAGGCTTTGAAATTGGCAATTTTGAAGATGATGATTATAACATTCGAGTGAAGCTGCTGGGGTATTCGCTTGTCATTGCCCGCGACTCGTTTATCCACCATTTTGGCAGCGTCAGCATCAAAGCGCTAGGTGCACAGCTTGAAGAGGTTAATAACCGCAACCTGCAGCATTATATGAATAAATGGGGCAACCCGCATGAACTGGTCAGCGTTATGAAGCATCGTGCTGCCGAGCAGCCTGCCCTGCAGGCCGAGCTGGCGGCACTTGGGGAAGCCGCTTATTACCCGGATAGCATTGCGGTTACTTCATTAACTGGTAGAGCGTATTGGATTGAAGGCGGCAGCAGGCGCCCTGTTGAAGGCGAGTTTAGCGGAGAAGCCGTCCGCATCGGACAAATTGACATCAGACGCTGGCCGCTGGGCTCGCCGATATCTAGCGAGGAAGCTCATGCCAAGTGGCAGCAAATGCTAGCGATGGAAGGCAGCGATCTTCATGGCAAAACCGTTAGCGGGTTAGATGGCTTTCATTATTATATGCAGCAGGGCCTGAAGCGGAAAATGATAACGGAAGCTGCTTTTGAAGGCTGGGCGCTTAAGGCAAGGCCATCCGTCCAGCTTACATTGGAGCAGCTGCATGCGATTCCGGAGGGACTGCCGATTATACCAACTGTCAAGCTTCGCCAACAACTATAA
- a CDS encoding retropepsin-like aspartic protease: MKMAYDGQLLTATLTISYRGKTLQLTDIIIDTGSSHTIFSPDVLEDIGVTYENGDTVYEAYGIGGTMPFYTKVLDYIQIDTLQIEHIEIDVGMLPNSHKGLLGLDILKAYGFIVDMNKLELHLSLSALDT; this comes from the coding sequence ATGAAGATGGCTTATGATGGACAACTATTAACAGCGACACTAACCATTAGTTATCGTGGAAAAACACTGCAACTGACAGATATCATTATTGATACGGGATCCTCACATACTATATTTAGCCCTGACGTACTGGAAGATATCGGGGTTACTTATGAAAATGGAGACACTGTTTACGAAGCTTATGGAATCGGCGGAACGATGCCTTTCTATACTAAAGTGCTGGATTATATTCAGATTGATACTCTTCAAATCGAGCATATTGAGATTGATGTAGGAATGCTTCCTAATTCACATAAAGGTTTGCTTGGTTTAGATATTCTGAAGGCCTATGGTTTTATTGTAGATATGAACAAGTTAGAACTTCACTTATCTCTTTCGGCTTTAGACACGTGA
- a CDS encoding sugar phosphate nucleotidyltransferase — protein sequence MKAVILAGGTGTRLKPLTTLMNKHMLPVGKHPMIFYGIDKLHQAGITEMLLVTGRQSIGLFAQYLGSGRELGVSLTYRIQEEAGGIAEALELARDFIRNDEKFIVLLGDNLFEDNLAPYVRKFAQQQEGAMVLLKQVPDPHRYGIAVFQEAGQIAYIDEKPAEPLSDLCVTGIYMYDSSVFAAIDRLEPSGRGELEITDLNNMYARAGTLASHTLAGWWTDAGTFESLHEAAARLLKETGE from the coding sequence GTGAAAGCAGTCATTTTGGCAGGAGGAACAGGGACGCGGCTAAAACCGCTGACTACATTAATGAATAAGCATATGTTACCCGTAGGCAAGCATCCTATGATTTTCTATGGCATCGATAAGCTGCATCAGGCAGGCATTACAGAAATGCTGCTCGTGACAGGACGGCAGTCGATAGGTTTGTTTGCGCAGTATTTGGGAAGCGGCCGCGAGCTTGGTGTCTCGCTGACTTACCGTATTCAGGAGGAAGCGGGCGGCATCGCGGAAGCGCTGGAGCTGGCGCGCGATTTTATACGGAATGATGAGAAGTTTATCGTGCTGCTCGGCGACAATTTGTTCGAGGATAATTTGGCTCCTTATGTGCGGAAATTTGCCCAGCAGCAGGAAGGCGCAATGGTGCTGCTCAAACAGGTGCCAGACCCGCATCGTTATGGCATAGCAGTTTTTCAGGAGGCGGGACAAATTGCTTATATAGATGAAAAACCAGCTGAGCCGCTATCGGATTTATGCGTAACGGGCATTTATATGTATGATTCCAGCGTTTTTGCAGCGATTGATCGGCTGGAGCCGTCAGGCCGCGGCGAACTGGAAATTACCGATTTGAACAATATGTATGCCCGTGCGGGAACTCTTGCCTCCCATACACTTGCAGGATGGTGGACCGATGCGGGCACGTTCGAATCCTTGCATGAAGCGGCCGCGAGGCTGTTGAAGGAGACGGGAGAATGA